In the Streptomyces cinnamoneus genome, CGGTGGGCGCAGAAGGGCGTCGACGCGGCCATGCACACCGAGCTGACCGAACTGGCCCGCAACCGCGCCTGCTCGGACATCGTGCTCGTCACCGGTGACGGCGACCTGCTCCCGGGCCTGATGTCGGCCAAGGAGCACGGCGTCGCCGTCCACCTGTGGGCGGTCCAGGCGGCCGACGGCGACTACAACCAGTCCGAGGACCTCGTCGCCGAGGCGGACGAGCGCCGGGTGCTGGACCGCACCTGGATCACCCGGGCCGTCCGGGCCAAGGACCTCGCCGGCGCCTGCGCCCCCCAGCCCGCCGACCGCCCCGAGATCGCCGCGATCCTCTCCGCGCCCCTCCCCGAGACGGCCGCCGCCGCTGCCGCCGCCGCGAACCGCCAGCCGGAGCCCGCCACCACCGAGCGCAACGGCACCCGCCCCGCGGCCGTCGCCGCCCTCACCACCGCCGAGCGCGGCGCGGACGGCCCCGCCACCCGGGGTGTGCCCACCCCCAAGGACCTGGCCGGCCTCGGCAGGGGCCCCGCCCAGCAGAGCGCCGGCACCGCGCAGACCGTCCAGCCCGCCACGCCCAACGCCACCCTGCGCTGGTCCTCCGACAAGGGGTGGGTCGAGCGCGGCGCGGGCAACGGCCTCGGAGAGCCTCCCGAAACGGCCTGTCTGCCCATGCTGGCCCAGCTCACCAGCGCCGAGCAGCGCTGGGCCGACCGCGAGGAGGACATCACCACCGTCGGCGGCGACCCCTTCGAGGTGGGCCAGGTCTTCGCCCGCCGCTGGGCCGAGCGCCTCACGGACTCCGTCCACCTCCAGCACCTCTCCACCGAATACCCCCGCATCCCGCACCGCATCGACGGCGAGCTGCTGCGCTACGCCGCCCGCTTCGGCCTCCTCGCCCACAAGGACGACCAGATCGACGAGCACGACCGCTACGCGATCCGGGCCGGCTTCTGGCGGGAGATCGACGCCCGCACGGCCGCGGAGCACACGCAGGCGGGCGACTGACGTGCCGCCGGGCGGACCGCCGGCCGGGCCGGCCCGCGCGCGCCCCGTCCGTCCCCGGCCGTCCACAGGCCCCCGCGGCGAGCGGCAGGCCCCCGGGCGCGTACCCTCATAGCTCGTGAGAACGGGCGCGAAACAGGCGGAGCGAACCGCGGGCGAGGTGGTGTGCGCCGTGCGCGGCCTCGTCAAGACCTACCCCGCCGCCC is a window encoding:
- a CDS encoding NYN domain-containing protein → MDRCVVLVDAGYLLGAAASLLAGEPARSRITVDHSTLIQGLRERAESETQRPLLRIYWFDGAPDRVPQPEHRRLRVMPRVTVRLGALTRSDGRWAQKGVDAAMHTELTELARNRACSDIVLVTGDGDLLPGLMSAKEHGVAVHLWAVQAADGDYNQSEDLVAEADERRVLDRTWITRAVRAKDLAGACAPQPADRPEIAAILSAPLPETAAAAAAAANRQPEPATTERNGTRPAAVAALTTAERGADGPATRGVPTPKDLAGLGRGPAQQSAGTAQTVQPATPNATLRWSSDKGWVERGAGNGLGEPPETACLPMLAQLTSAEQRWADREEDITTVGGDPFEVGQVFARRWAERLTDSVHLQHLSTEYPRIPHRIDGELLRYAARFGLLAHKDDQIDEHDRYAIRAGFWREIDARTAAEHTQAGD